A DNA window from Arachis duranensis cultivar V14167 chromosome 3, aradu.V14167.gnm2.J7QH, whole genome shotgun sequence contains the following coding sequences:
- the LOC107478818 gene encoding uncharacterized protein LOC107478818 isoform X2 has protein sequence MYLETGKKPSRGMMYIETHKRKDGSFVNNKALTIVSNTQFEVSPNDAVGKVLGPEHSGRVRCMGMGAAPTNTFRNVRSRLNGMTISTNSAVSSSPTTAAILQEKINNLEFDLHNSQQKVISLESKLQQSFDMMKAYLMMKEGGIPEALVGFFSAREANNAESEPTTPFDARRSVGDSNGHPRTNT, from the exons ATg TACTTGGAAACGGGAAAGAAGCCTAGTAGAGGAATGATGTACATTGAAACACATAAGAGGAAGGATGGGTCTTTTGTAAATAACAAGGCATTAACTATAGTG TCAAATACACAATTTGAGGTGTCCCCTAATGATGCTGTTGGTAAAGTTTTGGGGCCTGAACACTCTGGGAGAGTTCGTTGCATGGGCATGGGAGCAGCGCCTACAAATACCTTTAGGAATGTGAGAAGCCGGCTTAATGGGATGACCATCTCCACTAATTCAGCTGTATCTTCTTCGCCTACTACTGCTGCAATTTTACAGGAAAAGATCAATAATTTGGAGTTTGACTTACATAATTCACAGCAAAAGGTCATTAGTCTAGAGTCTAAGTTGCAGCAATCATTTGATATGATGAAAGCATATCTAATGATGAAGGAAGGAGGAATTCCCGAAGCACTTGTTGGCTTCTTTTCTGCCCGCGAG GCTAATAATGCTGAAAGTGAGCCTACTACTCCCTTTGATGCTAGAAGATCAGTTGGTGATAGCAACGGACATCCGAGGACAAATACTTga
- the LOC107478818 gene encoding uncharacterized protein LOC107478818 isoform X1 encodes MYLETGKKPSRGMMYIETHKRKDGSFVNNKALTIVEQIELNMTQSNTQFEVSPNDAVGKVLGPEHSGRVRCMGMGAAPTNTFRNVRSRLNGMTISTNSAVSSSPTTAAILQEKINNLEFDLHNSQQKVISLESKLQQSFDMMKAYLMMKEGGIPEALVGFFSAREANNAESEPTTPFDARRSVGDSNGHPRTNT; translated from the exons ATg TACTTGGAAACGGGAAAGAAGCCTAGTAGAGGAATGATGTACATTGAAACACATAAGAGGAAGGATGGGTCTTTTGTAAATAACAAGGCATTAACTATAGTG GAACAAATTGAGCTGAATATGACACAGTCAAATACACAATTTGAGGTGTCCCCTAATGATGCTGTTGGTAAAGTTTTGGGGCCTGAACACTCTGGGAGAGTTCGTTGCATGGGCATGGGAGCAGCGCCTACAAATACCTTTAGGAATGTGAGAAGCCGGCTTAATGGGATGACCATCTCCACTAATTCAGCTGTATCTTCTTCGCCTACTACTGCTGCAATTTTACAGGAAAAGATCAATAATTTGGAGTTTGACTTACATAATTCACAGCAAAAGGTCATTAGTCTAGAGTCTAAGTTGCAGCAATCATTTGATATGATGAAAGCATATCTAATGATGAAGGAAGGAGGAATTCCCGAAGCACTTGTTGGCTTCTTTTCTGCCCGCGAG GCTAATAATGCTGAAAGTGAGCCTACTACTCCCTTTGATGCTAGAAGATCAGTTGGTGATAGCAACGGACATCCGAGGACAAATACTTga